The DNA window CCCACTTCCGCCCAGGAACCATCGCGCAGTGAAGGCACCAGTACGCGCTCTGTATGGCGCAGATCGAACAGTGCATACACCGTGAAGATCACCAGCGTGGCAAGCTGCAACGCCGCTAGCACCGGGAACGAACTGCGCATGGCCACACCCACTGCCATGCTGATGATCCAGAGAAAGCGCTGCGCGCTGGAGATGTAGTTGCCGCGATGCAGGCGGCCCACGGCCATGTAGCTGTTCGTCAGCAGGCTGAAGAACATATTCAGGCCAATCTGCAGGATCAGCAGATACATCGTGAGAGCCGCGGCCTGCGGACCAACGTGGCGCAGCTTCAACATGCTTGCCACTGGAATCACGAAGACAATCAGACCGCCGACCATAAACACGAACAGCACCAGCAACAGAAGACGGAAAGCGCTTGCCTGAATCGCTTTTGCGCCGGGAATGTCGCCGCGCGTGAACAGGATGGTCATCTGGTTGTTGGCATAGGTCTGCACGCCGTAGTTGAGCGTGCCCAGATAGTTCACGCTGGCGCTCAGCGCGATCCATTCGCCGTAGACTTCCACGCCCTGTCCGTAAAACTTCAGAAAGAAGGGAGGCACTAACAGCTGCATCAGCACGGTTAGTCCCTGGCCAAGGAAGGCCGTCACCAGCAATTGCAGGATGCGCTTTAATCTCATTGTCCCTGTTAGTTTATCCGCACCAGAAGAAAGGGGACGCTGCCAAGCAGCGCCCCCTTGTTGCAGTACGATCAAAAACGGTTACCAGATGCGAATGCGGTCCTCCGGTTTCAGGTACAGCGCATCGCCGGGTTTTACACCAAATGCGTCGTACCACGCATCCAGATTGCGCACAGTAGCGGCGCGATATTGGCCCGGCGAATGCGGATCGCCAAGCACCTGCGCACGCAGTACATTCTCGCGCTCCAGTCCCGCATAGTTCTGTGCAAATGCGATGAAGAACTGCTGATCGCCGGTAAGCCCATCGACCACCGGTGCGGATTTGCCCTTCAGCGATGCGCGATAGGCATCGTATGCGGCCTGCAATCCAGCCACGTCTGCAATGTTTTCGCCCAGTGTTTGCTTGCCATTTACGTGCAGGTCCGGAAAGGGCGTATAGGCGTCATATTGTTTTGCCAGTGCCGCGGTGGATTCGTTGAAGTGCTTCAGGTCTTCCTCGGTCCACCAGTTGCGCACGCGTCCTTTGCTGTCAAAGGCTGCGCCCTCGCTGTCAAAGGTGTGTGAAATTTCATGACCAATCACAGCGCCAATGGCGCCGTAATTGGCAGCATCGGTGCGCGCGGGATCAAAGAATGGCGGCTGCAGAATTGCTGCGGGGAAATTCAGTGCGTTGTCCAACGGCAGATTCACGGCATTCACTGTCTGCGGTGTCATCGTCCATTCCTTGCGGTCTGTCGGTTTGCCGATTTGCGACAGCGCGTATTCATATTCAAAGCGGCTCGCGCGCCACACGTTGCCGAAGAGGTCGTCCGGCTTGATCTCCAGCGCTTCATAGCTGCGCCACTTCTCCGCATAGCCGATGCTTACCTGTAATGCATCGAGTTTGACGATAGCTTCCTTGCGCGTTGCAGGCGCCATCCATGTCAGCGTCTCCAGCCGTGTGCGGAAGGCCGTCATCAGGTTTGTAACCATCACCTGCACGCGTGCCTTCTCTTCCGGTGTGAAGTACTTTGCGGCATACAGCTTGCCCACGGCATCGCCCAGCCTGTCGTCCACCAGCATTACCGCACGCTGCTGGCGTGGGCGTTGTGCCTGTGTGCCGGTTACGCCTTTCACAAATTCGAAACGCTCATCGGCAAATGCCTTTGAGACGTAGGAGCCGTACGCCGTGACCATGTGCGCGATGAGGAAGTCTTTCCACACGGCGATGGGCTGCGATGTCACAAGATCGCTTTCCGCAGTGAATGCGGCCGGTTGCCACACAATGAAAGTCTTCTGATGCTCCAGCCCGGCGGCGGCGAAGTATGTCTTCCAATCCAGCCCCGGCGCTTTCTTTTCGAAGTCTTCTACAGTCCACGGATTGTTGGCGTGTTCGATATTTTCGCTGTCGGCCAGCGACACCTGTTTCTGCGCAATGGCGGTTTCCAATGCGAGCACAGCCGTGGCGCGCTCGGCTGCGTTTTCGTAGCCCAGCAGGCGGAACACGGCGGTCAGGTGCTTGCTGTAGGCGTCGCACACCTGCTTCATGCGCGGCGCATCGCTCAGGTAGTAATCGCGGCTGCTCAGGCCCAGGCCACCCTGCAGCAGATAGGGCGCATAGTGGTCCGGGTCGTTAAAGCTGGGCGCTACCCACAGGCCGAAGAGATTGGCCGTGTGATAGTTCGTGTTGTTCAGCGCGTCCACATCGTTGCGCAGAGAACGGCCAAGCTGAACGGCCAGTTCGTGACGGTCCTTGATGGCGAGCAGGGGTTTCAACTGTGCGTCAAGCGCTGCGCGTCCGTGGGCTTCGATCGCCGCTTCGTCCATATACGAGCGGTACAGATCGGCAATCTTGCGTCCTTCAGAGCCTGCGGGAGCGCGTTGCAGTTCAGGATCGGTAACGATGGCGGCGACGAGTTTCTGTGCGCGGTCGTCCAGCATGGAGAAAGTGCTGACGGAACTACGGTCGGCCGGGATGGTCAGCTTCGCGAGATACGTGCCATTGGCGTACTTGAAAAAGTCATCCCCGGGTTTGGCCGCCTTGTCGATGGCGAAGGTGTTCACGCCGCGCTGCTGTGCGGGAACAACAAAAGGGCATGTCGTGAGCAGGGCCGCGAGTGCAGCCGAAAGGAATACTTTCATGAAGAGACTCCAGCCACACATTCTATGCCGCTGCGCTGCAAATGCATTTTCGCGCGCCCACCGCGTCTTTCCTATCGCCTTCGCGTCTGTACATGCAAGAGGATGTTCGTCATGAAAACGCTCTGGAAGTCTGCGGTACTGTGTTCTGCGCTCACGTTGTCCACGCTCGCCTTGGGGCAGAACGCCACCAGCGGCGGGGATCAACAGCCACAGCAGGATTCGCAAGGGATGCGAAGTGGCCCCGGTGGTCCGGGTGGACGCCGCGGCAGCGCAACGCGCGGCACCGTGGCATCGGTCAGCGGATCGAACATCGTTGTGAAGGATGAAGCAGGAACCACCTGGACCATCGTCACCACGGAAAACACGCGCGTGATGCGTGGCCGCGAGCCGCTGGCCGTCTCCGGTATTCAGCCGGGTGATGAAGTGATGAGCATGGGCTTGCCCGACGCGGACAAGCACGAACTGCACGCCATGATGGTGATGGATGTGCCTGCCGCAGAGGTTGCGAAGGCCAAAGCCAACCTGGGTAAGACCTACATTGTGGGACGCATCACGTCCATCGACGAGACGAAGCTGACCATTATGCGGAGCGACAAGGTTTCGCAGACCATTGCGCTGGATGAGACCACCAGCCTGCACAAGGGCGGTCGCATGGACCCCGCAGCCATGCAGGCAGCGGGGCTGGACGGCGGCATGATGGGCATGGGCGGCGGTGGTGGCGGCATGGGACCGGGCAACCGGAATGACGGCGGGAACCGGTCGGCCCCGAATGCCGCGGGAGAAGCCATTACGTTGGCGGATGTAAAGGTGGGCGACAGTGTCATCGGTCTTGGTTCTGTGAAGGGCGGGGTGTTTGTGCCGACTGATCTGCGGGTGCAGGAGCCGCGTGCAGGAGGTCGCCGGAACGGTGATGTGCCTCCTCCTCCGCAACAGTAGGCATCGTATCGTCATCACTTCAGTTTTCCGATGTGCCAAAGCGTCGTCATCCTGAGCGGAGCACGAAGTGCGGAGTCGAAGGACCTGCTTTCTTTGGAGCTCTTGGGAATGCTGGTAAGGTTCCCATGCTGGTGCGAAGAGTGCTGCTTCCCGGAGCGTTGTAGTGGGAGGAGAAGAAAGCAGGTCCTTCGGCTTCGCTCAGGATGACGCGCTTTGCGCGTATGAGCTTCGCTTAGGCTGATGGAACTTTGTTCGTTTAGGCTGATGGAACTTTGTTCGTTTAGGGTTCGCCTGGAAGAACAAACCCCGCCATGACTTTGTCATGACGGGGTTATCTGTAAGTTTTGTTGTTAGAAAGTGTTACGCCGGATCGATGCGCAGACCCGCCAGCGGATCGGTGTGGATCTGGCGGCGCGTCGTGGCAAAGCCGTAGATCGCAATGTACACATAGCAGGCTGCGGGAATCAGGAAGG is part of the Terriglobus sp. RCC_193 genome and encodes:
- a CDS encoding M13 family metallopeptidase, which encodes MKVFLSAALAALLTTCPFVVPAQQRGVNTFAIDKAAKPGDDFFKYANGTYLAKLTIPADRSSVSTFSMLDDRAQKLVAAIVTDPELQRAPAGSEGRKIADLYRSYMDEAAIEAHGRAALDAQLKPLLAIKDRHELAVQLGRSLRNDVDALNNTNYHTANLFGLWVAPSFNDPDHYAPYLLQGGLGLSSRDYYLSDAPRMKQVCDAYSKHLTAVFRLLGYENAAERATAVLALETAIAQKQVSLADSENIEHANNPWTVEDFEKKAPGLDWKTYFAAAGLEHQKTFIVWQPAAFTAESDLVTSQPIAVWKDFLIAHMVTAYGSYVSKAFADERFEFVKGVTGTQAQRPRQQRAVMLVDDRLGDAVGKLYAAKYFTPEEKARVQVMVTNLMTAFRTRLETLTWMAPATRKEAIVKLDALQVSIGYAEKWRSYEALEIKPDDLFGNVWRASRFEYEYALSQIGKPTDRKEWTMTPQTVNAVNLPLDNALNFPAAILQPPFFDPARTDAANYGAIGAVIGHEISHTFDSEGAAFDSKGRVRNWWTEEDLKHFNESTAALAKQYDAYTPFPDLHVNGKQTLGENIADVAGLQAAYDAYRASLKGKSAPVVDGLTGDQQFFIAFAQNYAGLERENVLRAQVLGDPHSPGQYRAATVRNLDAWYDAFGVKPGDALYLKPEDRIRIW
- a CDS encoding DUF5666 domain-containing protein — translated: MKTLWKSAVLCSALTLSTLALGQNATSGGDQQPQQDSQGMRSGPGGPGGRRGSATRGTVASVSGSNIVVKDEAGTTWTIVTTENTRVMRGREPLAVSGIQPGDEVMSMGLPDADKHELHAMMVMDVPAAEVAKAKANLGKTYIVGRITSIDETKLTIMRSDKVSQTIALDETTSLHKGGRMDPAAMQAAGLDGGMMGMGGGGGGMGPGNRNDGGNRSAPNAAGEAITLADVKVGDSVIGLGSVKGGVFVPTDLRVQEPRAGGRRNGDVPPPPQQ